A region from the Chlorocebus sabaeus isolate Y175 chromosome 27, mChlSab1.0.hap1, whole genome shotgun sequence genome encodes:
- the KLF3 gene encoding Krueppel-like factor 3 isoform X1, translating into MLMFDPVPVKQEAMDPVSVSYPSNYMESMKPNKYGVIYSTPLPEKFFQTPEGLSHGIQMEPVDLTVNKRSSPPSAGNSPSSLKFPSSHRRASPGLSMPSSSPPIKKYSPPSPGVQPFGVPLSMPPVMAAALSRHGIRSPGILPVIQPVVVQPVPFMYTSHLQQPLMVSLSEEMENSSSSMQVPVIESYEKPISQKKIKIEPGIEPQRTDYYPEEMSPPLMNSVSPPQALLQENHPSVIVQPGKRPLPVESPDTQRKRRIHRCDYDGCNKVYTKSSHLKAHRRTHTGEKPYKCTWEGCTWKFARSDELTRHFRKHTGIKPFQCPDCDRSFSRSDHLALHRKRHMLV; encoded by the exons tCATACCCATCTAATTACATGGAATCCATGAAGCCCAACAAATATGGGGTCATCTACTCCACACCATTGCCCGAGAAGTTCTTTCAGACCCCAGAAGGCCTGTCACATGGAATACAGATGGAGCCAGTGGACCTCACGGTGAACAAGCGGAGTTCACCCCCTTCGGCTGGGAATTCGCCTTCCTCTCTGAAGTTCCCGTCCTCACACCGGAGAGCCTCGCCTGGGTTGAGCATGCCATCTTCCAGCCCACCGATAAAAAAATACTCACCCCCTTCTCCAGGCGTGCAGCCCTTCGGCGTGCCACTGTCCATGCCACCAGTGATGGCAGCTGCTCTCTCACGGCACGGAATACGGAGCCCGGGGATCCTGCCCGTCATCCAGCCGGTGGTGGTGCAGCCCGTCCCCTTTATGTACACGAGTCACCTCCAGCAGCCTCTCATGGTCTCCTTGTCGGAGGAGATGGAAAATTCCAGTAGTAGCATGCAAG tacctGTAATTGAATCATATGAGAAGCCtatatcacagaaaaaaattaaaatagaacctGGGATCGAACCACAGAGGACAGATTATTATCCTGAAGAAATGTCACCCCCCTTAATGAACTCAGTGTCCCCCCCGCAAGCATTATTGCAAGA GAATCACCCTTCGGTCATCGTGCAGCCTGGGAAGAGACCTTTACCTGTGGAATCCCCGGATACTCAAAGGAAGCGGAGGATACACAGATGTGATTATGATGGATGCAACAAAGTGTACACTAAAAGCTCCCACTTGAAAGCACACAGAAGAACACACACAG gagaaaaaccctacaaatgtacATGGGAAGGATGCACATGGAAGTTTGCTCGGTCTGATGAACTAACAAGACATTTCCGAAAACATACTGGAATCAAACCTTTCCAGTGCCCGGACTGCGACCGCAGCTTCTCCCGTTCTGACCATCTTGCCCTCCATAGGAAACGCCACATGCTAGTCTGA
- the KLF3 gene encoding Krueppel-like factor 3 isoform X2: protein MESMKPNKYGVIYSTPLPEKFFQTPEGLSHGIQMEPVDLTVNKRSSPPSAGNSPSSLKFPSSHRRASPGLSMPSSSPPIKKYSPPSPGVQPFGVPLSMPPVMAAALSRHGIRSPGILPVIQPVVVQPVPFMYTSHLQQPLMVSLSEEMENSSSSMQVPVIESYEKPISQKKIKIEPGIEPQRTDYYPEEMSPPLMNSVSPPQALLQENHPSVIVQPGKRPLPVESPDTQRKRRIHRCDYDGCNKVYTKSSHLKAHRRTHTGEKPYKCTWEGCTWKFARSDELTRHFRKHTGIKPFQCPDCDRSFSRSDHLALHRKRHMLV from the exons ATGGAATCCATGAAGCCCAACAAATATGGGGTCATCTACTCCACACCATTGCCCGAGAAGTTCTTTCAGACCCCAGAAGGCCTGTCACATGGAATACAGATGGAGCCAGTGGACCTCACGGTGAACAAGCGGAGTTCACCCCCTTCGGCTGGGAATTCGCCTTCCTCTCTGAAGTTCCCGTCCTCACACCGGAGAGCCTCGCCTGGGTTGAGCATGCCATCTTCCAGCCCACCGATAAAAAAATACTCACCCCCTTCTCCAGGCGTGCAGCCCTTCGGCGTGCCACTGTCCATGCCACCAGTGATGGCAGCTGCTCTCTCACGGCACGGAATACGGAGCCCGGGGATCCTGCCCGTCATCCAGCCGGTGGTGGTGCAGCCCGTCCCCTTTATGTACACGAGTCACCTCCAGCAGCCTCTCATGGTCTCCTTGTCGGAGGAGATGGAAAATTCCAGTAGTAGCATGCAAG tacctGTAATTGAATCATATGAGAAGCCtatatcacagaaaaaaattaaaatagaacctGGGATCGAACCACAGAGGACAGATTATTATCCTGAAGAAATGTCACCCCCCTTAATGAACTCAGTGTCCCCCCCGCAAGCATTATTGCAAGA GAATCACCCTTCGGTCATCGTGCAGCCTGGGAAGAGACCTTTACCTGTGGAATCCCCGGATACTCAAAGGAAGCGGAGGATACACAGATGTGATTATGATGGATGCAACAAAGTGTACACTAAAAGCTCCCACTTGAAAGCACACAGAAGAACACACACAG gagaaaaaccctacaaatgtacATGGGAAGGATGCACATGGAAGTTTGCTCGGTCTGATGAACTAACAAGACATTTCCGAAAACATACTGGAATCAAACCTTTCCAGTGCCCGGACTGCGACCGCAGCTTCTCCCGTTCTGACCATCTTGCCCTCCATAGGAAACGCCACATGCTAGTCTGA